The Nostoc cf. commune SO-36 genomic sequence GGCTGGACGATTACCTCTAGAGTTGATTCTGAGAGTAGCCGGTTCTGGAGTTGCTGGTCTAGGTGCGCCTGGTAACTGAGTGCCAATGCTTGTTACCCAGCAACGACCGCCACCATTCATAAAGTAGCCGTAGACTGAAAAGGGTAAATAGGCGTTGAAGTCGGTGAAGCCGTCAGAGTTGGGACGGGCAAAATAGTTTAAATATTGCGTCCAAGTGGTTACTAGTGTGGGCTTGTATAACTCAGCCCCACCGCGAACGTCTTCTGTAAAGCCGACAAATCCAGCTACTGCTGTGCTAACACCTTCAATTGGTCGGCTACCCCGGTCAATTTCTTCGATGTAGACACCAGGAGCAAAGTAATCAAGTCTAGCCATGAAAGTTTCTCCAAGTCAGTAAAAATCTAATTATTCAGGAGTTAGAAATATTTCTTTGAAAGTATTACTTTGGTTATCTACCAATGCATTGACGTTTTGGGGTAAATAGCCAGGATGATTCAGAGTCAAAACATAATTACCTAAATGAAGGTCTTCAAAAAAGAACAGCCCTTCTTTAGTAGTTAATATGGACTTTTCAGTTCCCATCACAGCAACTTCTGTCGCTACCAACGGCAGATTTGTCACCGCACTTTTGACAATACCCGCGATCGCAACTCGTCTGGTTAATACTAAACTGTCACTATCGCGAGACAATTGATTTCGCAAATTGAAAATTCGCTCCCAAACCAAAGGCACTGGGGTAGGTTGTGGCTCGAAGGGTATTGTAACTGTCAAATACAAGGCTGAACGCAACGGCACATTGAGAGCGCTCCATAAAGAGCCAATCTCAATTGGTGGCTCTAGGGCAACTGTCATGTTCAAATTACCATAGCCTCGTAATTCAGGAACCAAAAACTCCTCTTCCAAGGTGCGATGGCGCAACAGCACAGTCAACGCCTCACTAATAAAGTGATGCTCACCTAAAGCTGTTCTATCCCAAGCTGTTAAGAGTAGCGAAAACATCAAACCAAGCCGGGGCCCAATTTACAGTGGCAGGTTGTAGAGCGCGTGTTAGCTTGCGTTCTACTTGCCTACCAGAATGTTGTACCTGCTTACTCTCACGTATATCAAAAATGTATAAATTGAGAGTCGGGCCTGCTCCCTCTTCCCTTCGATTACCAGGATGGCTAAAGTCAATTTGCTCTGTACTGGTAAGTGAGGTTCCTCCAGCGAGAATTTCGGCTAAAGTTTGAAGAACGAAGATAAGCATGAAGGTGTTCTGCTGGTAGCTAATCCAGATGCCTATACAGTATATGTATCGGGCTTCTAAAGTTAATTAGACTTTTGTCGATATTTTTTAAATGGGGTATTGGGTCAAGAATCCGTAAAGTAGCAACTTCAGTTTGTAGATTAATCTAGAGCAGTTCTTAATTGGACGCACTACATTTTTTTCTTGTGGGGTGGGTTGAAAAGCATTGGTGTCAAGTTAAGGCAGAAGCCCAAATGTCAAAGGTATATTCATCGAATTCGGGGTGTCGTTTATTAAATTCGGGCAGTTGTTCATTGAATTCGGGCAGTCGTTTATTGAATTCGGGCAGTCGTTTATTGAATTCGGGCAGTCGTTTATTGAATTCGGGCAGTCGTTTATTGAATTCGGGCAGTCGTTTATTGAATTCGGGCAGTCGTTTATTGAATTCGGGCAGCCGTTTATTGAATTCGGGCAGCCGTTTATTGAATTCGGGCAGCCGATTATTATTTTTGTTCAATTTTAATTTGAGGAGGACAAAACCTAAACACAAAAAGACTTTTCATCCAGTCCCCAGTCCCTAGCTATACTAGTTGACCCCAGTGATTTCATCTTAACTTGAGACTAATGGCTGAAAAGCCGACCCAAGTAGTCCATTAAGCTAACGAAAGCTTGGGTACGTAGTCAGCATTTCAGTGCTTAAACATCAGGACAAAAGTCCTGACTACAAACTTCTTTACACAGCAAAGTTAGCTTGATACACGTGTCAATACAAACCTTAATAATTATTTGTATGAATTATCTCAAAAGAGAACTTAACAAAAAAATAAACATTCCTGAAATTGCATAATTTTATACTGGTCAGCAGAAGAGTAAAAACATTTGGTTGCAAAAAGCGAGTGAAGCTATGACACTAGGCTTTTCTGTCCAAAAACTAGACAATGGCTCTAATTATTTGAGTTCCTTAGACGTCCAAAGCTTTTGTCAGCTTGAGTCTGAGCAGTTAACTAGTAAGTATCCAATTTTTTTCGCTCGAATTGTCTATCATGATTCATTATTGAGAGCTAATCAAGAGGTGATAAATTATGGTGAAGACCAAGTTCCTTTTTCCCCAAAAACTTTAGCTTATTTGCGCTCGGAAGCATGGCTTACGGATTTTCCACCTGTTTTGACTTTACAGGAATTTAAGCTTAAAGACTTTTCATCTATTTGTTACATTTGCCCCATATCCTATAGAAATCAAAAAACTGAATATATTCAAATCATTACTCATGAACGTCTCTCGTCGAGTTTACAACTATATGTAAAACGCTCTGCTATGCTGCTGAGTAAGTATGTAGATATTTCCTGGGACTATGGCAGACAAAAAACTGAAATTAAACTCCTAGAAGATATCTTGCATCGAGTCGGTCATCAATTACGTAACTCTCTAGGACTCATAGGATTGTATGCACATAATTTATGCTTAGGTTTAGAGGATAGCCCTTGGCAAGAGCAAGCAACAATTATCGGCGAAAGTATACAAGATTTGGATACTAATTTAAATGAACTAATTGATTGCGGTCAAAGTGCAAAATTAAGGGTAACACTTCAAGATTTAAGAAGTTTAGTGGTTGAAAGTCTCACAAATTTGCAACCTCTAATTAATCAGAAAAAACTTAAAATATTGATTCCCGATACATCGACAATACTGAAGATAGACAAATTACAAATGAAACAAGTATTTGATAATATCCTCAGTAATGCCGCTCATTTCAGTCCTAATTCAGGAACTATTACCTGTAGCTGGCAAATTTTCCAAGATGAAGTTTTAATTAAAATCTCCGATCAAGGGCCAGGATTGTCTCAAGAAGACTTACAAAAAATATTTACCCCATTTTATTCCCGACGGAAAGGAGGTACAGGGCTGGGTTTAACTATTGCTAAAAAAATTGTTTTAGATCACCAAGGAAGTATCTGGGCACAAGTTTTATCAGAAAGTGGGGCACAATTTTCGATGATTTTGCCTCGTTCAAGGAGCGTGAATTAATTCGTAATTCATCATAAAAACATGATTAATGATAATAAGAAACTTTCGGTTTTGCTTGTAGATGACGAAGAACGTTTTCGTCAAGGGTTACGTACTCTCTTGAATTTTTATAGTATTAATTCTGCGTTACCTGTAGAAGTGATAGGTGATGCGGATTCTGTAGAGCAAGTTTTAAAGTTTACAAGCCAGAAGTGTCCAGATTTAATTTTGCTGGATATGCAATTGAAAGGATGTGATGGAATTACAGTTTTGGCACGTCTTAAGGAGACTGCTTACACTGGGAAAGTTTTAGTATTGTCGGCTCATCAAGAAGATGACTGGATTTTTAGAGCGATGCAGGCGGGAGCCGCAGGTTATGTGTTTAAAAATCGTTTAGCAACACAATTGTGTGAAGCTATTGACACTGTAACTAGGTCGGAAATTTATCTACCTTCAGAAGTTGCTAGTCGATTTTTTCGGTTTTTTCAGGCTTATTCAGATTCTTGTGTAAAAGCATGTCATGAAGTGCATTTGACCGAAAGAGAGCAAGAAGTTTTATATTGGTTAACTCAAGGTGCTTCTAATGAAAAAATAGCTAAACATTTATATGTGACAGTCGCTACTGTTAAGGCGCATCTCACAAGTATTTTTGAAAAATTGAAGGTTACTAGCCGGACTCAAGCGATTGTGGCTGCTCTTAAGTTAGGATTGGTTCACACTTGAACACGACAGAAGTAATTGGTGCAATTCACGAAACTCTTTGTATATGTCCTCATTTGAATCTTTTTATCAACAATACCCCTGCTCGTACAATTCTCCCTTAAATTGCGATCGCCCCTTCCAAACGGCGCAGCAAATTAAGGGCGCTAAGTTTTGCTTGGAATGTGGTTTTCCAGCAACTTTACCACAGGAGGCTGAGATTAAAGGAAATCAAGGGACTTATCAAATAGCTAGTTTTATCGGTGTGCGGGGTTTAGGCCGCTTATACTCAGGTGTTAAACTTAAGGACAAACAGCCTGTAATCATTAAAGAATATCTATTACCCAATCGTTGTTTTAATGAAAGCGAAACTCAAAAGCGGAAAGAAACTTTCAAACGGGTGGGTGGAGTAAGTTTAGCCGATAGTCGAATTCAAAACTTCCGTCTGGTGGAAACTAAAGAAGCGATCGCTGATGAAAAAGGAGAGCGCTGTTATCTAATTACTCAAGATATAGAGTCATCCCAAACTTTAGCTAAATATGTGATAGAAAAGGGAGCAATGACATCTTCTGATGTGCGTGAGGTACTAAATCAAGGTTTACAAACTCTCCAGTTTCTCCACACTCAAAAGCTGCGTTTTCCCTCCAATCAAATACAGATGGGTATCACTCATGGCAATATAAGTTTAGATAGTACTTTAATTAAATTAGAAAAAAATCAAAAGTTCTCTATATACTTTAGTGATTTAGCTATCTGGGAAAATTTATTTATTCCACCCATTATTACTCAACCCGCACCCGCCAGACCTGAACAAGATTTAGAATCGTTAGGATTGCTAGCCTTTTCTTTATGGGTAGGGCAAACAACTAATTTTCTATCCAATCAGCCTCTCGATCCTAGAAATAATCAACAATGGCCGGATACTGATAGCCATTTAAAGCAATTTATTTATCGACTAATTGGGCTGGAAAGTCCTTTCGAGAATGCGGAAGCCGCACGTAAAGCATTACTGGAACTTCCCAAAGAAGATAGTGGCAAAAGTTCAGTGCGATCGCCAGGTTCTCAAAAAATAAAAAAGCCTTTGCCAATGCCCTTAATTCTACTAGGCATTCTAGCTTTATTACTACTTAGCGGCGGAATATTGTATTGGCTTTTGGGCAAGAAAACAGATAGTGCTAATCAATATATACAATGGTCTAGACTTGTGCGGAATTTCTCAGAAGTTACCAACGTTCCTTCTGGACGATTTACTTACACAGGAGAAAGAGATAGTACATGGAGTTATGTTTTAACGCAACCAGTCGATAACAGTCGTTTAAGAGATTTATTGACCACACCAAAGCCAGATGCAACAGCAACATTTAACTATGAATCGGTTTTGTCATCAAATCTAAATAATCCGATTAAAAGTATTGAAGAAGTCCAAACAAGCAAAAAGGATTTTGCAATTACTAGTTTGGTAAACAACATCACAGATAAACTTGCTAAAAAAACAGTTGCTTATGATGGTTTACTTGTTTTTGTAGCATTTAATAAAAGAGACTCAAATCTTGCTAATGCTCTTGGGGGGCAAATCAATCTTGAACAATTGCGTCAAATTTACACAGGTAAAATTACTAATTGGCAGCAGATTAATCCGAAACTTCCAAATCTACCCGTCAAACCTTTTGCCCCTACTGAACCAGAAGCAATCAGTAAATTTCAAGAAATAGTCCTCAAAAATGCTCCCCAGGACGAAGCTTTATTTACTGCAAAGGTTACTAAACTTGATACAACAAAAACCCAAAACCTAATACGCAGCGAGACTCTACAAGGGCGAACCACTGGTATTATTAGTTTTGGGATTATCAGTAAAACTTCGAATCAGTGTACTGGGTATCCTCTAGCGATCGCAGATGATAAAAGGTCAGCGATTCAACCTTTATTTCAAAGGCGCGATCGCCGCTCAATAAATCCTTCAGATGATTTATGTCAGCATGATGATTATTATGTTGATGTCACAACTTTCCAAAGCTACCCCTTGGGATACCCTATTTTTGTAGTGTACCCTAAAGACAGCAACCGCCTGCCTGGTGGTTCTACATTTGCCCAGATGCTAACCACTCGTCAGGGTCAGTGTTTACTTAGTAAAGTAGGTCTTGTCGCTTTACAACCTATGCCTGATGATATAAATTCTTATGCCTGCAAATCGGTGCCCTAATCCCAGTTGCGAATATTTTAACCGCGCCCTGCCTAACAATGCTAAGGTTTGTCCCTGGTGTTCAACTCCTATAGGTAATGTAGTTTCTCCTACACCACAACCGCCTAGTCAACCACCACCTATTCAACAACAACCTAGTCAACCACCACCTGTTCAGTATCAACGGCCAGCAACAGAACAACCTAACTACCAAGTTCCCCAACAAGCTCCCGTTGATTATTCAACAGTCTATCAGCCACGGGTTTCTTATCCACCAACACCGCCTGTTTATACCCCCCCGCCTCAAAGAGCGCCAGTCTTAAAGCTGATTCATAGCACGGGAAGAGAATTTAACCTCGTTGGGGAAGGAGGTTATATTGGCCGTCGCAGTCAGAGTCCAGGAATAGCGCCGCCAGAAATTGACTTAACTGGCATTCCCAGTGAGGGAATAGTCTCTCGTCGTCATGCGCGAGTCGATTGGGACTGGTCGCAAAATGCATACATGATTGTTGATATGAGTACAAATGGTATTTATTTAAACAACAACTCTCTAACTCCTGGTATGCAATATCGCTTGCTTAATGGCGATTCAGTCAAATTTGGTCAAGATAACCTAGTCAACTTCACTGTATATATAGTGTAGTAAAAACCTAGTTTGCTCGTGACTATTCTCTGCGTACTTCTGCGCTTCCCTCAGCGCGACGGCAGTCGCTACAACGGGGAGGCAGCGTGGTCTTGGGGGTTTCCCCCATGAGCGACTGCCGTGGGAACCCCCGCAACGCGCTGCCTCACCTTTGCGTTTAAATTCTAAAATCCTTAGTTATACACAAAGGACAAATGAGCAATGTATTTCGGGAATTCCTGCAAAAAGTAGGCAGTGGAAACCACACAGCCGAGAATTTAACTCGCACCCAAGCAGCCACCGCAACTAAAATGATGCTGCTGGGTGAAGCGACACCAGCCCAAATCGGAGCGTTTTTGATTGCTCATCGCATCAAGCGTCCCACGGGGGAAGAGTTAGCGGGAATGTTAGATGCTTATGATGAACTGGGGCCAAAACTGCAACCAATAGCCTCCGGGCGGCCAGCGATCGCTCTTGGCATCCCTTATGATGGTAGAACACGCACAGCACCAATTAGTCCGGTAACAGCTTTACTACTCGCCGCAGTTGGACAGCCAATAATCATGCACGGTGGCGATCGCCTACCAACTAAATACGGCTTACCCCTGATAGATATTTGGCAGGGTTTAGGGGTCGATTGGACTACGCTACCACTAGCAAAAACCCAGCAGATATTTGAGCAAACAGGAATCGGCTTTATTTATCTACCTCAGCATTTCCCCTTAACTACTAGTATTTGGGAATACCGCGACCAACTTGGCAAACGTCCGCCCTTAGCGACAATGGAGCTAATTTGGTGTCCTTATGCTGGGGATGCTCATGTAATTGCTGGGTTTGTCCATCCGCCAACAGAAGGGATGTTTCAGATAGCTCTGGGTCTGCGAGGAGTGACAAAATTTACATTAGTGAAAGGATTAGAAGGTAGTTGCGACTTACCGCGCGATCGCACTGCAATCATCAGCTTATCTACATCCGTAACATCCCAAGAGGTAGAACGATTACACCTCGTACCGCGTGATTACGGCTTTACTACCAAAAACGTACCCCTGGGAACTACTGAAGAACTGGTGGCGGAGATTCAAGAGGTTTTGGCAGGTAAACCAGGTGAATTGATGCAAACAGCCTTGTGGAATGGTGGATTTTACCTATGGCGGAGTGGTATTTGTTCAGATATGCCAGAGGGTTTAGCTAAAGCAGAAGAATTATTAACCACTGGGATGGTAGCAGCTAAACTCCAAGAACTGATCCAATTAGTAAATTTAGTATTAGGAGATGTACCCTTTAGGGTGTCAACGAATTCTCCAAAATAGATTTTTGTTGCAACCAATCCTGACCCACTTGGATACTGATATCTGAGCCAAGGTTGCCAGTGCTTTCCACGCGCACTTCACCAAATCCTAAAGTATTGCGAATGGATTCGGCACTGTCACCATCTCCTTGTTGGGCGACAATGTGAGTTACATCTAGAGGTTCACCCCATGCCTTGGCCACATAAATGTTCCGATAACCAGATTTTTCCAAAGCTCTAATTAACGG encodes the following:
- a CDS encoding Pvc16 family protein, with the translated sequence MFSLLLTAWDRTALGEHHFISEALTVLLRHRTLEEEFLVPELRGYGNLNMTVALEPPIEIGSLWSALNVPLRSALYLTVTIPFEPQPTPVPLVWERIFNLRNQLSRDSDSLVLTRRVAIAGIVKSAVTNLPLVATEVAVMGTEKSILTTKEGLFFFEDLHLGNYVLTLNHPGYLPQNVNALVDNQSNTFKEIFLTPE
- a CDS encoding anthranilate phosphoribosyltransferase family protein — its product is MSNVFREFLQKVGSGNHTAENLTRTQAATATKMMLLGEATPAQIGAFLIAHRIKRPTGEELAGMLDAYDELGPKLQPIASGRPAIALGIPYDGRTRTAPISPVTALLLAAVGQPIIMHGGDRLPTKYGLPLIDIWQGLGVDWTTLPLAKTQQIFEQTGIGFIYLPQHFPLTTSIWEYRDQLGKRPPLATMELIWCPYAGDAHVIAGFVHPPTEGMFQIALGLRGVTKFTLVKGLEGSCDLPRDRTAIISLSTSVTSQEVERLHLVPRDYGFTTKNVPLGTTEELVAEIQEVLAGKPGELMQTALWNGGFYLWRSGICSDMPEGLAKAEELLTTGMVAAKLQELIQLVNLVLGDVPFRVSTNSPK
- a CDS encoding sensor histidine kinase, whose protein sequence is MTLGFSVQKLDNGSNYLSSLDVQSFCQLESEQLTSKYPIFFARIVYHDSLLRANQEVINYGEDQVPFSPKTLAYLRSEAWLTDFPPVLTLQEFKLKDFSSICYICPISYRNQKTEYIQIITHERLSSSLQLYVKRSAMLLSKYVDISWDYGRQKTEIKLLEDILHRVGHQLRNSLGLIGLYAHNLCLGLEDSPWQEQATIIGESIQDLDTNLNELIDCGQSAKLRVTLQDLRSLVVESLTNLQPLINQKKLKILIPDTSTILKIDKLQMKQVFDNILSNAAHFSPNSGTITCSWQIFQDEVLIKISDQGPGLSQEDLQKIFTPFYSRRKGGTGLGLTIAKKIVLDHQGSIWAQVLSESGAQFSMILPRSRSVN
- a CDS encoding FHA domain-containing protein, yielding MPANRCPNPSCEYFNRALPNNAKVCPWCSTPIGNVVSPTPQPPSQPPPIQQQPSQPPPVQYQRPATEQPNYQVPQQAPVDYSTVYQPRVSYPPTPPVYTPPPQRAPVLKLIHSTGREFNLVGEGGYIGRRSQSPGIAPPEIDLTGIPSEGIVSRRHARVDWDWSQNAYMIVDMSTNGIYLNNNSLTPGMQYRLLNGDSVKFGQDNLVNFTVYIV
- a CDS encoding substrate-binding domain-containing protein; protein product: MSSFESFYQQYPCSYNSPLNCDRPFQTAQQIKGAKFCLECGFPATLPQEAEIKGNQGTYQIASFIGVRGLGRLYSGVKLKDKQPVIIKEYLLPNRCFNESETQKRKETFKRVGGVSLADSRIQNFRLVETKEAIADEKGERCYLITQDIESSQTLAKYVIEKGAMTSSDVREVLNQGLQTLQFLHTQKLRFPSNQIQMGITHGNISLDSTLIKLEKNQKFSIYFSDLAIWENLFIPPIITQPAPARPEQDLESLGLLAFSLWVGQTTNFLSNQPLDPRNNQQWPDTDSHLKQFIYRLIGLESPFENAEAARKALLELPKEDSGKSSVRSPGSQKIKKPLPMPLILLGILALLLLSGGILYWLLGKKTDSANQYIQWSRLVRNFSEVTNVPSGRFTYTGERDSTWSYVLTQPVDNSRLRDLLTTPKPDATATFNYESVLSSNLNNPIKSIEEVQTSKKDFAITSLVNNITDKLAKKTVAYDGLLVFVAFNKRDSNLANALGGQINLEQLRQIYTGKITNWQQINPKLPNLPVKPFAPTEPEAISKFQEIVLKNAPQDEALFTAKVTKLDTTKTQNLIRSETLQGRTTGIISFGIISKTSNQCTGYPLAIADDKRSAIQPLFQRRDRRSINPSDDLCQHDDYYVDVTTFQSYPLGYPIFVVYPKDSNRLPGGSTFAQMLTTRQGQCLLSKVGLVALQPMPDDINSYACKSVP
- a CDS encoding response regulator transcription factor is translated as MINDNKKLSVLLVDDEERFRQGLRTLLNFYSINSALPVEVIGDADSVEQVLKFTSQKCPDLILLDMQLKGCDGITVLARLKETAYTGKVLVLSAHQEDDWIFRAMQAGAAGYVFKNRLATQLCEAIDTVTRSEIYLPSEVASRFFRFFQAYSDSCVKACHEVHLTEREQEVLYWLTQGASNEKIAKHLYVTVATVKAHLTSIFEKLKVTSRTQAIVAALKLGLVHT